One Saimiri boliviensis isolate mSaiBol1 chromosome 17, mSaiBol1.pri, whole genome shotgun sequence genomic window carries:
- the KIF18B gene encoding kinesin-like protein KIF18B isoform X2, with protein MAVEDSTLQVVVRVRPPTPRELDSQRRPVVQVVDERVLVFNPEEPDRGFPGLKWGSTHDGPKKKSKDLTFVFDRVFGEAASQQDVFQHTTHSILDSFLQGYNCSVFAYGATGAGKTYTMLGREEDPGIMYLTTVELYKRLEARQEEKHFEVLISYQEVYNEQIHDLLEPKGPLAIREDPDKGVVVQGLSFHQPASAEQLLEMLTRGNCNRTQHPTDANATSSRSHAIFQIFVKQQDQVPGLTQAVQVSKMSLIDLAGSERASSTHAKGERLREGANINRSLLALINVLNALADAKGRKTHVPYRDSKLTRLLKDSLGGNCRTVMIAAISPSSLAYEDTYNTLKYADRAKEIRLSLKSNVTSLDCHISQYATICQQLQTEVAALRKKLKVYEGGGWPPQDLPGAPKLEPPPQHQPCTPELPARPGALQEESLGTEAQLERAVEGTSSDQQQCLKYQDEGPAEEVPTQMAEQNPTHALPESSGLTLQPKPVMGHLSAQELDKERSKQLALKILCLAQRQYSLLQAANLLTPDMITEFETLQQLVQEENFEPGAEASRTSGLAGGLPLAQELCSESKPLGYTGPVTRTMARQLSGPLHTLGIPPGPNCSPAQGSRWPMEKKKRRRPRPLEPDSPTALKRGAKRQRQSFLPCLRRGSLPDAQPSLGPSTPKGERTSSPCPSPRFCPATVIKSRVPLGPSAMQNCSTPLALPTRDLNATFDLSEEPPSKPSFHECIGWDRVPQELNRLDQPFIPRGPMLLFTTKGPKPSSLPGTSACKKRRVVSSSISHGRSRIARLPSSTLKRPAGPLAHRAALESPVP; from the exons ATGGCAGTGGAGGACAGTACACTGCAGGTGGTGGTGCGGGTGCGGCCCCCCACCCCTCGGGAGCTGGACAGTCAGCGGCGGCCGGTGGTGCAGGTGGTGGATGAACGGGTGCTGGTGTTTAACCCTGAGGAGCCCGACAGAGGGTTCCCTGGCCTGAAATGGGGCAGCACCCATGATGGCCCCAAGAAAAAGAGCAAAGACCTGACGTTTGTCTTTGACCGGGTCTTTGGTGAGGCGGCCAGCCAACAGGACGTGTTCcagcacaccacacacagcatCCTGGACAGCTTCCTCCAAGGCTACAACTGCTCGG TGTTTGCCTACGGGGCCACCGGGGCTGGGAAGACATACACCATGCTTGGAAGGGAGGAGGACCCTGGCATCATGTACCTGACCACTGTGGAACTGTACAAGCGCCTGGAGGCCCGCCAGGAGGAGAAGCACTTCGAGGTGCTCATCAGCTACCAGGAG GTGTACAATGAGCAGATCCACGACCTCCTGGAGCCCAAGGGGCCCCTTGCCATCCGCGAGGACCCCGACAAGGGGGTGGTGGTGCAAGGACTTTCTTTCCACCAG CCAGCCTCAGCTGAGCAGCTGCTGGAGATGCTGACCAGGGGGAACTGTAACCGTACGCAGCACCCCACCGATGCCAACGCAACTTCCTCCCGCTCCCATGCCATCTTCCAG ATCTTCGTGAAGCAGCAGGACCAGGTTCCAGGACTGACCCAGGCCGTCCAGGTGTCCAAGATGAGCCTGATTGACCTGGCTGGCTCAGAGCGGGCATCCAGCACCCATGCGAAGGGGGAGCGGCTGCGGGAGGGCGCCAACATCAACCGCTCTCTGCTGGCGCTCATCAACGTCCTCAACGCCCTGGCAGACGCAAAG GGCCGCAAGACCCATGTGCCCTACAGGGACAGCAAACTAACCCGCCTGCTCAAAGACTCCCTTGGGGGCAACTGCCGCACAGTGATGATCGCTGCCATCAGCCCCTCCAGCCTGGCCTACGAGGACACGTACAACACCCTCAAGTATGCCGACCGGGCCAAGGAGATCAGGCTCTCG CTGAAGAGCAACGTGACCAGCCTGGACTGTCACATCAGCCAGTATGCTACCATCTGCCAACAGCTCCAGACCGAG GTAGCCGCTCTAAGGAAGAAGCTCAAAGTATATGAAGGGGGAGGCTGGCCCCCACAGGACCTTCCAGGAGCCCCCAAGTTGGAACCGCCACCACAACA CCAGCCCTGCACGCCAGAGCTCCCTGCAAGGCCTGGAGCCCTTCAAGAGGAGAGTCTGGGGACAGAGGCCCAGCTGGAGAGGGCCGTGGAAGGGACCTCTTCAGACCAGCAGCAGTGCCTGAAGTACCAGGATGAAGGCCCAGCTGAGGAG GTTCCAACCCAGATGGCAGAGCAGAACCCCACACATGCACTACCAGAGTCCTCTGGCCTGACCCTGCAGCCCAAGCCAGTCATGGGCCACCTCTCAGCACAGGAACTGGACAAGGAGCGTTCTAAGCA GTTGGCCCTAAAgatactgtgcctggcccagcgGCAATACTCCCTGCTCCAAGCAGCCAACCTCCTGACCCCCGACATGATCACAGAGTTTGAGACCCTACAGCAGCTGGTGCAAGAAGAAAACTTTGAACCCGGGGCAGAGGCCTCTAGGACTTCCGGCCTGGCCGGGGGGTTACCTCTGGCTCAAGAGCTGTGTTCAGAGTCAA AGCCTTTGGGATATACTGGCCCTGTCACCCGGACCATGGCGAGGCAGCTGAGTGGCCCCCTACACACGTTGGGGATTCCACCTGGACCTAACTGCTCCCCAGCCCAGGGATCCCGATGGCCCatggagaagaagaagaggaggagaccACGCCCCTTGGAACCAGACAGTCCCACGGCCCTAAAGCGGGGCGCCAAGCGCCAGCGCCAGTCCTTTCTGCCCTGCCTGAGGAGAGGGTCTTTGCCTGATGCCCAACCTTCACTAGGGCCCAGCACCCCCAAAGGAGAAAGgacctcctccccctgcccttcccctcgCTTCTGCCCAGCCACAGTCATCAAAAGCCGGGTGCCCCTGGGTCcttcagccatgcagaactgttcTACCCCTCTGGCCCTACCCACTCGAGACCTCAATGCCACCTTCGATCTCTCCGAGGAGCCTCCCTCAAAGCCCAGTTTCCATGAATGCATTGGCTGGGACAGAGTCCCCCAGGAGCTGAACAGGCTAGACCAGCCCTTCATCCCCAG ggGACCCATGCTCCTGTTCACCACAAAGGGCCCCAAACCATCTTCCCTCCCTGGGACCTCTGCCTGCAAGAAGAGGCGTGTTGTGAG ttCCTCCATCTCCCATGGCCGCAGCCGCATTGCCCGCCTCCCCAGCAGCACCTTGAAGAGGCCAGCTGGACCCCTTGCACACAG AGCTGCCCTTGAGTCCCCGGTGCCCTAG
- the FAM187A gene encoding Ig-like V-type domain-containing protein FAM187A, with protein sequence MHLALTTVLLWAWGSLQAFEIVEKENIFQKTPCPAFLMFENAAYLADMSFELPCHCKPEEVLAVVWFYQKHLGSSHTKVLTDFDGRVLTEAAQVHVGSDMLTRFSIRMFSLLVFRAQPEDSGLYFCGTRKGDYFYAYDVDIQSSEGMVATFQDEGQEPFADEYYGRLRVFTTFWEWTPCDRCGVRGEQWRIGLCYLQSPDLSPRYLKAVPDVVSCGSRAVPRKLRTKARDHTPELLVRSCMVPCEKKKTIRGGILAIVNYVSKVGSRPWVPQVPIQFHQQRLGHGLIISCPGARPEHAVAWDKDGQHLYRTQYLKGVNRSMRVFIDHGNQLHIRFTQLGDRGIYYCWRQGVRVAGFRLGVTSRGRYPASFSDPETRSAVELTLIGYLLITAVFVTVHLCHCCCYLFSCCPNFSP encoded by the coding sequence ATGCACCTGGCCCTCACCACTGTGCTCCTGTGGGCATGGGGGAGTCTCCAGGCCTTTGAAATTGTggagaaggaaaacatttttcagaagaCCCCCTGCCCCGCTTTCCTGATGTTTGAAAATGCAGCCTACCTGGCCGACATGAGCTTTGAGCTTCCCTGCCACTGCAAGCCTGAGGAGGTGCTGGCTGTAGTCTGGTTCTATCAAAAGCACCTGGGTAGCAGCCACACCAAAGTGCTGACGGACTTCGATGGGCGGGTGCTGACGGAGGCGGCCCAGGTGCATGTGGGCAGTGACATGCTGACCCGCTTCAGCATCCGCATGTTCAGCCTGCTGGTTTTCAGGGCCCAGCCTGAGGACTCAGGCCTGTACTTCTGCGGCACCCGCAAGGGGGACTACTTTTACGCCTACGATGTGGACATCCAGAGCAGCGAGGGAATGGTGGCCACTTTCCAGGACGAGGGCCAGGAGCCCTTCGCAGACGAGTACTACGGGCGCCTCCGTGTCTTCACCACCTTCTGGGAGTGGACCCCCTGTGACCGCTGCGGGGTGCGTGGGGAGCAGTGGCGCATTGGCCTCTGCTACCTGCAGAGCCCAGACCTCTCCCCACGCTACCTCAAGGCGGTGCCCGACGTGGTGTCCTGTGGCTCAAGGGCTGTGCCGAGGAAGCTGCGGACCAAGGCCAGGGACCACACGCCTGAGCTGCTGGTTCGGAGCTGCATGGTCCCCTGTGAGAAGAAGAAGACCATCCGGGGGGGCATCCTGGCCATCGTTAACTATGTGTCAAAGGTGGGCAGCCGGCCCTGGGTGCCCCAGGTGCCTATTCAGTTCCATCAGCAGAGACTGGGCCATGGGCTCATCATCTCCTGTCCCGGGGCCCGGCCAGAGCATGCGGTGGCCTGGGACAAAGACGGCCAGCACCTCTACCGCACACAGTACCTGAAGGGTGTCAACAGGTCCATGAGGGTGTTCATTGACCACGGCAACCAGCTCCACATCCGCTTCACCCAGCTGGGTGACCGGGGCATCTACTATTGCTGGAGGCAGGGTGTGCGGGTTGCTGGCTTCCGGCTGGGTGTGACATCTCGTGGGCGCTACCCAGCCTCGTTCTCGGATCCTGAGACTCGCTCAGCCGTGGAGCTCACCCTGATAGGCTACTTGCTCATCACAGCAGTCTTTGTCACCGTTCACCTCTGTCATTGCTGCTGTTACTTATTTAGCTGTTGTCCCAACTTCTCCCCCTAG
- the GFAP gene encoding glial fibrillary acidic protein isoform X2: MERRRITSARRSYASQGEMMVGGLASRRLGPGTRLSLARMPPPLPTRVDFSLAGALNAGFKETRASERAEMMELNDRFASYIEKVRFLEQQNKALAAELNQLRAKEPTKLADVYQAELRELRLRLDQLTANSARLEVERDNLAQDLGTVRQKLQDETNLRLEAENNLAAYRQEADEATLARLDLERKIESLEEEIRFLRKIHEEEVRELQEQLARQQVHVELDVAKPDLTAALKEIRTQYEAMASSNMHEAEEWYRSKFADLTDAAARNAELLRQAKHEANDYRRQLQSLTCDLESLRGTNESLERQMREQEERHAREAASYQEALARLEEEGQSLKDEMARHLQEYQDLLNVKLALDIEIATYRKLLEGEENRITIPVQTFSNLQIRETSLDTKSVSEGHLKRNIVVKTVEMRDGEVIKESKQEHKDVM; encoded by the exons ATGGAGAGGAGACGCATCACCTCTGCTCGCCGCTCCTACGCCTCCCAGGGGGAGATGATGGTGGGGGGCCTGGCTTCCCGTCGTCTGGGTCCTGGCACCCGCCTCTCCCTGGCTCGAATGCCCCCTCCACTCCCGACTCGAGTGGACTTCTCCCTGGCCGGGGCACTCAATGCTGGCTTCAAGGAGACCCGGGCCAGTGAGCGGGCAGAGATGATGGAGCTCAATGACCGCTTTGCCAGCTACATCGAGAAGGTTCGCTTCCTGGAACAGCAAAACAAGGCGCTGGCTGCTGAGCTGAACCAGCTGCGAGCCAAGGAGCCCACCAAGCTGGCCGACGTCTACCAAGCTGAGCTGCGAGAGCTGCGGCTGCGGCTCGATCAACTCACCGCCAACAGCGCCCGGCTGGAGGTCGAGAGGGACAATCTGGCACAGGACCTGGGCACTGTGAGGCAGAA GCTCCAGGATGAAACCAACCTGAGGCTGGAAGCGGAGAACAACCTGGCTGCCTATAGACAg GAAGCAGATGAAGCCACCCTGGCCCGTCTGGATCTGGAGAGAAAGATTGAGTCGCTGGAGGAGGAGATCCGGTTCTTGAGGAAGATCCATGAGGAG GAGGTTCGGGAACTCCAGGAGCAGCTGGCCCGACAGCAGGTCCACGTGGAGTTGGACGTGGCCAAGCCAGACCTTACTGCAGCCCTGAAAGAGATCCGCACGCAGTACGAGGCAATGGCGTCCAGCAACATGCATGAAGCCGAGGAGTGGTATCGCTCCAAG TTTGCAGACCTGACGGACGCTGCTGCCCGCAACGCGGAGCTGCTCCGCCAGGCCAAGCACGAGGCTAACGACTATCGGCGCCAGCTGCAGTCCTTGACCTGCGACCTGGAGTCTCTGCGAGGCACG AACGAGTCCCTGGAGAGGCAGATGCGCGAGCAGGAGGAGCGCCACGCGCGGGAGGCGGCCAGTTACCAGGAGGCGCTGGCGCGGCTGGAGGAAGAGGGGCAGAGCCTCAAGGACGAGATGGCCCGCCACTTGCAGGAGTACCAGGACCTGCTCAACGTCAAGCTGGCCCTGGACATCGAGATCGCCACCTACAGGAAGCTGCTGGAGGGCGAGGAGAACCG CATCACCATTCCTGTGCAGACCTTCTCCAACCTGCAGATCCGAG aaaccagcctggacaccaAGTCTGTGTCAGAAGGCCACCTCAAGAGGAACATCGTGGTGAAGACTGTGGAGATGCGGGATGGAGAG GTCATTAAGGAGTCCAAGCAGGAGCACAAGGATGTGATGTGA
- the KIF18B gene encoding kinesin-like protein KIF18B isoform X1 — MAVEDSTLQVVVRVRPPTPRELDSQRRPVVQVVDERVLVFNPEEPDRGFPGLKWGSTHDGPKKKSKDLTFVFDRVFGEAASQQDVFQHTTHSILDSFLQGYNCSVFAYGATGAGKTYTMLGREEDPGIMYLTTVELYKRLEARQEEKHFEVLISYQEVYNEQIHDLLEPKGPLAIREDPDKGVVVQGLSFHQPASAEQLLEMLTRGNCNRTQHPTDANATSSRSHAIFQIFVKQQDQVPGLTQAVQVSKMSLIDLAGSERASSTHAKGERLREGANINRSLLALINVLNALADAKGRKTHVPYRDSKLTRLLKDSLGGNCRTVMIAAISPSSLAYEDTYNTLKYADRAKEIRLSLKSNVTSLDCHISQYATICQQLQTEVAALRKKLKVYEGGGWPPQDLPGAPKLEPPPQHLPSSPLPSHPPSQPCTPELPARPGALQEESLGTEAQLERAVEGTSSDQQQCLKYQDEGPAEEVPTQMAEQNPTHALPESSGLTLQPKPVMGHLSAQELDKERSKQLALKILCLAQRQYSLLQAANLLTPDMITEFETLQQLVQEENFEPGAEASRTSGLAGGLPLAQELCSESKPLGYTGPVTRTMARQLSGPLHTLGIPPGPNCSPAQGSRWPMEKKKRRRPRPLEPDSPTALKRGAKRQRQSFLPCLRRGSLPDAQPSLGPSTPKGERTSSPCPSPRFCPATVIKSRVPLGPSAMQNCSTPLALPTRDLNATFDLSEEPPSKPSFHECIGWDRVPQELNRLDQPFIPRGPMLLFTTKGPKPSSLPGTSACKKRRVVSSSISHGRSRIARLPSSTLKRPAGPLAHRAALESPVP, encoded by the exons ATGGCAGTGGAGGACAGTACACTGCAGGTGGTGGTGCGGGTGCGGCCCCCCACCCCTCGGGAGCTGGACAGTCAGCGGCGGCCGGTGGTGCAGGTGGTGGATGAACGGGTGCTGGTGTTTAACCCTGAGGAGCCCGACAGAGGGTTCCCTGGCCTGAAATGGGGCAGCACCCATGATGGCCCCAAGAAAAAGAGCAAAGACCTGACGTTTGTCTTTGACCGGGTCTTTGGTGAGGCGGCCAGCCAACAGGACGTGTTCcagcacaccacacacagcatCCTGGACAGCTTCCTCCAAGGCTACAACTGCTCGG TGTTTGCCTACGGGGCCACCGGGGCTGGGAAGACATACACCATGCTTGGAAGGGAGGAGGACCCTGGCATCATGTACCTGACCACTGTGGAACTGTACAAGCGCCTGGAGGCCCGCCAGGAGGAGAAGCACTTCGAGGTGCTCATCAGCTACCAGGAG GTGTACAATGAGCAGATCCACGACCTCCTGGAGCCCAAGGGGCCCCTTGCCATCCGCGAGGACCCCGACAAGGGGGTGGTGGTGCAAGGACTTTCTTTCCACCAG CCAGCCTCAGCTGAGCAGCTGCTGGAGATGCTGACCAGGGGGAACTGTAACCGTACGCAGCACCCCACCGATGCCAACGCAACTTCCTCCCGCTCCCATGCCATCTTCCAG ATCTTCGTGAAGCAGCAGGACCAGGTTCCAGGACTGACCCAGGCCGTCCAGGTGTCCAAGATGAGCCTGATTGACCTGGCTGGCTCAGAGCGGGCATCCAGCACCCATGCGAAGGGGGAGCGGCTGCGGGAGGGCGCCAACATCAACCGCTCTCTGCTGGCGCTCATCAACGTCCTCAACGCCCTGGCAGACGCAAAG GGCCGCAAGACCCATGTGCCCTACAGGGACAGCAAACTAACCCGCCTGCTCAAAGACTCCCTTGGGGGCAACTGCCGCACAGTGATGATCGCTGCCATCAGCCCCTCCAGCCTGGCCTACGAGGACACGTACAACACCCTCAAGTATGCCGACCGGGCCAAGGAGATCAGGCTCTCG CTGAAGAGCAACGTGACCAGCCTGGACTGTCACATCAGCCAGTATGCTACCATCTGCCAACAGCTCCAGACCGAG GTAGCCGCTCTAAGGAAGAAGCTCAAAGTATATGAAGGGGGAGGCTGGCCCCCACAGGACCTTCCAGGAGCCCCCAAGTTGGAACCGCCACCACAACA CCTTCCAAGCTCCCCCTTGCCATCCCACCCTCCCAGCCAGCCCTGCACGCCAGAGCTCCCTGCAAGGCCTGGAGCCCTTCAAGAGGAGAGTCTGGGGACAGAGGCCCAGCTGGAGAGGGCCGTGGAAGGGACCTCTTCAGACCAGCAGCAGTGCCTGAAGTACCAGGATGAAGGCCCAGCTGAGGAG GTTCCAACCCAGATGGCAGAGCAGAACCCCACACATGCACTACCAGAGTCCTCTGGCCTGACCCTGCAGCCCAAGCCAGTCATGGGCCACCTCTCAGCACAGGAACTGGACAAGGAGCGTTCTAAGCA GTTGGCCCTAAAgatactgtgcctggcccagcgGCAATACTCCCTGCTCCAAGCAGCCAACCTCCTGACCCCCGACATGATCACAGAGTTTGAGACCCTACAGCAGCTGGTGCAAGAAGAAAACTTTGAACCCGGGGCAGAGGCCTCTAGGACTTCCGGCCTGGCCGGGGGGTTACCTCTGGCTCAAGAGCTGTGTTCAGAGTCAA AGCCTTTGGGATATACTGGCCCTGTCACCCGGACCATGGCGAGGCAGCTGAGTGGCCCCCTACACACGTTGGGGATTCCACCTGGACCTAACTGCTCCCCAGCCCAGGGATCCCGATGGCCCatggagaagaagaagaggaggagaccACGCCCCTTGGAACCAGACAGTCCCACGGCCCTAAAGCGGGGCGCCAAGCGCCAGCGCCAGTCCTTTCTGCCCTGCCTGAGGAGAGGGTCTTTGCCTGATGCCCAACCTTCACTAGGGCCCAGCACCCCCAAAGGAGAAAGgacctcctccccctgcccttcccctcgCTTCTGCCCAGCCACAGTCATCAAAAGCCGGGTGCCCCTGGGTCcttcagccatgcagaactgttcTACCCCTCTGGCCCTACCCACTCGAGACCTCAATGCCACCTTCGATCTCTCCGAGGAGCCTCCCTCAAAGCCCAGTTTCCATGAATGCATTGGCTGGGACAGAGTCCCCCAGGAGCTGAACAGGCTAGACCAGCCCTTCATCCCCAG ggGACCCATGCTCCTGTTCACCACAAAGGGCCCCAAACCATCTTCCCTCCCTGGGACCTCTGCCTGCAAGAAGAGGCGTGTTGTGAG ttCCTCCATCTCCCATGGCCGCAGCCGCATTGCCCGCCTCCCCAGCAGCACCTTGAAGAGGCCAGCTGGACCCCTTGCACACAG AGCTGCCCTTGAGTCCCCGGTGCCCTAG
- the DNAAF19 gene encoding dynein axonemal assembly factor 19: protein MERNDTIDFKTLEKELQAALTADEKYKRENAAKLRAVEQRVASYEEFRGIVLASHLKPLERKDRMGGKRAVPWNCHTIQGRTFQDAATEISPEKTPLQPETAADFYRDWRRRLRSGPERYQALLQLGGPKLGCLFQTDVGFGLLGELLVALADHVGPADRAAVLGILRSLATTGRFTLNLSLLSHVERERCKSLFQKLQTMGPPRPMKEGLSWEEQGLEEQSDRLQEEERLLQELLGLYQVD from the exons ATGGAAAGGAATGACACCATCGACTTCAAGACTCTGGAGAAAGAGCTGCAGGCTGCACTCACTGCAGATGAGAAGTACAAACGGGAGAATGCTGCCAAGTTACGGGCAGTGGAACAGAGGGTGGCTTCCTATGAGGAGTTCAG GGGTATTGTCCTTGCATCACATCTGAAGCCACTGGAGCGGAAGGATAGGATGGGAGGAAAGAGAGCTGTGCCCTGGAACTGTCACACTATTCAGGGAAGGACTTTCCAGGATGCGGCCACTGAAATCTCCCCG GAGAAAACCCCCCTCCAGCCCGAGACCGCTGCTGACTTCTACCGTGATTGGCGACGACGCTTGCGGAGTGGGCCAGAGCGCTACCAGGCTCTGCTGCAGCTCGGGGGTCCAAAGCTGGGCTGCCTCTTCCAGACAGATGTGGGGTTTGGGCTTCTCGGGGAGCTGCTGGTGGCACTGGCTGATCATGTGGGGCCAGCTGACCGGGCAGCAGTGCTGGGGATCCTACGCAGCCTGGCGACCACCGGGCGCTTCACCCTGAACCTGAGCCTGCTGAGCCacgtggagagagagagatgcaagaGCTTGTTTCAGAAGCTGCAAACCATGGGTCCCCCCAGACCCATGAAGGAGGGGCTCAGCTGGGAGGAGCAGGGTCTGGAGGAGCAGTCTGATAGGCTCCAAGAGGAGGAGAGGCTCCTACAGGAGCTGCTGGGGCTGTACCAGGTTGACTGA
- the GFAP gene encoding glial fibrillary acidic protein isoform X1 has protein sequence MERRRITSARRSYASQGEMMVGGLASRRLGPGTRLSLARMPPPLPTRVDFSLAGALNAGFKETRASERAEMMELNDRFASYIEKVRFLEQQNKALAAELNQLRAKEPTKLADVYQAELRELRLRLDQLTANSARLEVERDNLAQDLGTVRQKLQDETNLRLEAENNLAAYRQEADEATLARLDLERKIESLEEEIRFLRKIHEEEVRELQEQLARQQVHVELDVAKPDLTAALKEIRTQYEAMASSNMHEAEEWYRSKFADLTDAAARNAELLRQAKHEANDYRRQLQSLTCDLESLRGTNESLERQMREQEERHAREAASYQEALARLEEEGQSLKDEMARHLQEYQDLLNVKLALDIEIATYRKLLEGEENRITIPVQTFSNLQIRGGKSTKDGENHKVTRHLKSLTIRVIPIQAHQIVNGAPPARETSLDTKSVSEGHLKRNIVVKTVEMRDGEVIKESKQEHKDVM, from the exons ATGGAGAGGAGACGCATCACCTCTGCTCGCCGCTCCTACGCCTCCCAGGGGGAGATGATGGTGGGGGGCCTGGCTTCCCGTCGTCTGGGTCCTGGCACCCGCCTCTCCCTGGCTCGAATGCCCCCTCCACTCCCGACTCGAGTGGACTTCTCCCTGGCCGGGGCACTCAATGCTGGCTTCAAGGAGACCCGGGCCAGTGAGCGGGCAGAGATGATGGAGCTCAATGACCGCTTTGCCAGCTACATCGAGAAGGTTCGCTTCCTGGAACAGCAAAACAAGGCGCTGGCTGCTGAGCTGAACCAGCTGCGAGCCAAGGAGCCCACCAAGCTGGCCGACGTCTACCAAGCTGAGCTGCGAGAGCTGCGGCTGCGGCTCGATCAACTCACCGCCAACAGCGCCCGGCTGGAGGTCGAGAGGGACAATCTGGCACAGGACCTGGGCACTGTGAGGCAGAA GCTCCAGGATGAAACCAACCTGAGGCTGGAAGCGGAGAACAACCTGGCTGCCTATAGACAg GAAGCAGATGAAGCCACCCTGGCCCGTCTGGATCTGGAGAGAAAGATTGAGTCGCTGGAGGAGGAGATCCGGTTCTTGAGGAAGATCCATGAGGAG GAGGTTCGGGAACTCCAGGAGCAGCTGGCCCGACAGCAGGTCCACGTGGAGTTGGACGTGGCCAAGCCAGACCTTACTGCAGCCCTGAAAGAGATCCGCACGCAGTACGAGGCAATGGCGTCCAGCAACATGCATGAAGCCGAGGAGTGGTATCGCTCCAAG TTTGCAGACCTGACGGACGCTGCTGCCCGCAACGCGGAGCTGCTCCGCCAGGCCAAGCACGAGGCTAACGACTATCGGCGCCAGCTGCAGTCCTTGACCTGCGACCTGGAGTCTCTGCGAGGCACG AACGAGTCCCTGGAGAGGCAGATGCGCGAGCAGGAGGAGCGCCACGCGCGGGAGGCGGCCAGTTACCAGGAGGCGCTGGCGCGGCTGGAGGAAGAGGGGCAGAGCCTCAAGGACGAGATGGCCCGCCACTTGCAGGAGTACCAGGACCTGCTCAACGTCAAGCTGGCCCTGGACATCGAGATCGCCACCTACAGGAAGCTGCTGGAGGGCGAGGAGAACCG CATCACCATTCCTGTGCAGACCTTCTCCAACCTGCAGATCCGAG GGGGCAAAAGCACCAAAGACGGGGAAAATCACAAGGTCACAAGACATCTCAAAAGCCTCACAATACGAGTTATCCCAATACAGGCTCACCAGATTGTAAATGGAGCGCCGCCAGCTCGCG aaaccagcctggacaccaAGTCTGTGTCAGAAGGCCACCTCAAGAGGAACATCGTGGTGAAGACTGTGGAGATGCGGGATGGAGAG GTCATTAAGGAGTCCAAGCAGGAGCACAAGGATGTGATGTGA